A single genomic interval of Pseudomonadota bacterium harbors:
- a CDS encoding sigma-70 family RNA polymerase sigma factor → MDMSEINDQPISWDDLEGLLSEAKAMARGLLAHELSNSLRSTELVLTALGRLRRSDQDWAEVEWENRKYFFGALYKAMRRALTDHARRRKAEKRAPEVRLEPEQFAKALNDADIQASVEQQPALIEQLMLSLEELRHREPDWVTMIEHRYFGGLTLEETGRMMGVNARTIQRWWLQARLVLFDAVREGMER, encoded by the coding sequence ATGGACATGAGTGAAATCAACGATCAGCCAATCAGCTGGGATGACCTGGAGGGGCTCCTCTCGGAAGCCAAGGCGATGGCAAGGGGCCTGCTGGCGCACGAGCTGAGTAATTCTCTACGCAGCACCGAGCTGGTGCTTACGGCCCTGGGAAGGCTACGACGCTCGGATCAGGATTGGGCCGAGGTGGAGTGGGAAAACCGAAAGTACTTCTTTGGTGCTCTGTACAAGGCGATGCGCAGGGCATTGACCGACCACGCGCGACGGCGCAAGGCAGAGAAGCGTGCGCCAGAAGTGCGTCTCGAACCCGAGCAGTTCGCGAAGGCGCTGAACGATGCCGACATCCAGGCGTCCGTGGAGCAGCAACCAGCATTGATCGAGCAGCTGATGTTGTCGCTGGAAGAGCTGCGACATCGTGAGCCCGACTGGGTGACGATGATCGAGCACCGCTACTTTGGCGGTCTCACACTGGAGGAGACCGGAAGAATGATGGGCGTCAACGCGCGGACGATTCAGCGTTGGTGGCTGCAGGCACGTCTGGTGCTGTTTGATGCCGTTCGGGAGGGTATGGAGAGGTGA